In the genome of Dickeya fangzhongdai, one region contains:
- a CDS encoding integrase domain-containing protein, whose translation MAIQAKPLTNTEVKAAKATDKELSLHDGGGLLLFVKPSGTKTWRFRYYHPQTKKRTTLTFGSYPALSLADARQMREAAKALLEKGIDPQFHQQQQREQEQAINQNTFAKVAADWYEVKKSQPLAENTIKDIWRSLEKYVFPFIENQPISQLTARHFITALEPIQASGKLETVKRVSQRINEVMDYAVNSGLIPANPAAKIRKAFQTPVKTHMPTIRPEALPGLMKTLSVASIELQTRLLIEWQLLTVARPAEAAETRWSEIDLTNSTWTIPAGRMKMRREHVIPLPPQALAILDAMKPISGHREYLFPSAKDPKQPMNSQTANAALRRMGYKGVLVSHGLRAIFSTAANEAGFPPDVIEAALAHVDTNEVRRAYNRSTYLEQRKVLMCWWGEFVETAATGKAMAADGAKGLRVINA comes from the coding sequence ATGGCAATTCAGGCAAAGCCCCTCACCAACACGGAAGTCAAAGCCGCCAAAGCGACGGATAAAGAATTGTCATTGCATGACGGCGGCGGGTTGCTGCTGTTCGTCAAACCATCTGGTACAAAAACCTGGCGCTTTCGCTATTACCATCCACAGACCAAAAAGCGGACTACGCTCACCTTTGGCAGTTATCCAGCGCTCTCTTTGGCCGACGCCCGCCAAATGCGCGAAGCAGCCAAAGCACTTTTAGAAAAAGGCATCGATCCGCAATTCCACCAGCAACAGCAGCGCGAACAAGAACAGGCCATCAACCAGAACACGTTCGCCAAAGTCGCCGCCGACTGGTATGAAGTGAAAAAATCTCAACCTCTGGCCGAGAACACCATCAAAGATATCTGGCGCTCATTGGAAAAATACGTGTTCCCGTTCATCGAAAACCAGCCCATTAGCCAGCTTACCGCCCGCCATTTCATCACCGCGCTGGAACCGATACAGGCCAGCGGCAAACTGGAAACCGTTAAACGGGTTAGCCAGCGTATTAACGAAGTGATGGACTATGCCGTTAACTCCGGCCTGATACCGGCTAACCCGGCGGCGAAGATCCGCAAAGCGTTTCAGACGCCGGTGAAAACCCATATGCCGACCATCCGACCAGAGGCATTACCTGGCCTGATGAAAACGCTATCGGTCGCCAGCATTGAGCTACAAACCCGGTTATTGATTGAATGGCAATTGCTGACCGTCGCCCGCCCGGCTGAAGCCGCAGAAACCCGCTGGAGCGAGATAGACCTTACGAATAGCACCTGGACAATCCCGGCTGGCCGCATGAAGATGCGCCGTGAGCACGTCATTCCCCTGCCCCCACAAGCGTTAGCCATTCTGGACGCAATGAAGCCAATCAGCGGCCACCGGGAATATCTGTTCCCTTCCGCTAAAGACCCGAAACAGCCGATGAACAGCCAAACCGCTAACGCCGCATTGCGTCGCATGGGCTACAAAGGCGTGCTGGTGTCCCACGGTTTGCGCGCTATCTTCAGTACCGCCGCCAACGAAGCAGGCTTCCCGCCGGACGTCATCGAAGCCGCGCTAGCTCACGTTGACACCAATGAAGTGCGCCGCGCTTACAACCGTTCCACCTATCTGGAGCAACGCAAGGTACTGATGTGCTGGTGGGGTGAGTTTGTTGAAACCGCCGCCACCGGTAAGGCGATGGCCGCAGACGGCGCAAAAGGGCTACGAGTGATTAACGCCTAG
- a CDS encoding IS3 family transposase (programmed frameshift), producing MRKARFTEHQIIAVLKSVEAGRTVKDVCREAGISEASYYNWKAKFGGMEASDIKKMKDLEDENRRLKQMFADLSLECRALKDVIEKKPLKPAIKRELVSYLTAQFTMSIRQACRTLSLSRTVYFYQPDTCRDEPVIQALSEVAERYPRYGFKKLFQVLRRQGNAWNHKRVHRIYCLLKLNFRRKGKQRLPVRNPTPLATPEALNQSWSIDFMHDALVCGRRFRTFNVVDDFNREALAIEIDLNIPAQRVVRVLDRIVANRGYPLNLRMDNGPELISLTLAQWAEEHGVMLEFIKPGKPTQNAFIERFNRTYRTEILDFYLFRTLNEAREITERWLTEYNSERPHESLNNLTPEEYRLMAEEPEISKSVWN from the exons ATGCGTAAAGCCCGATTCACTGAACACCAGATCATTGCCGTTTTGAAGTCCGTTGAAGCCGGACGTACCGTCAAGGATGTCTGCCGCGAAGCCGGCATTTCCGAAGCCAGCTATTACAACTGGAAAGCGAAGTTTGGCGGTATGGAAGCCTCTGATATCAAAAAGATGAAAGATCTGGAGGACGAAAATCGTCGTCTCAAACAGATGTTTGCCGATCTGAGTCTTGAGTGTCGTGCTCTGAAAGATGTCATCGAAAAAAAGC CTTTAAAACCAGCGATAAAGCGTGAGCTCGTCAGTTACCTGACCGCGCAGTTTACGATGAGCATACGCCAGGCATGCAGGACATTATCGCTGAGCAGGACGGTGTATTTTTATCAGCCGGACACCTGTCGTGATGAACCGGTGATCCAGGCTCTGTCGGAGGTGGCTGAACGCTATCCCCGTTACGGCTTCAAGAAGCTGTTTCAGGTGCTGCGCAGGCAAGGCAATGCCTGGAATCATAAACGCGTTCACAGGATTTACTGCCTGCTTAAACTGAATTTTCGCCGAAAGGGAAAGCAACGTCTGCCGGTGCGCAATCCGACTCCGTTGGCGACGCCGGAAGCACTTAACCAGAGCTGGTCGATAGATTTTATGCATGATGCGCTGGTCTGCGGCAGACGCTTTCGGACCTTCAATGTAGTGGATGATTTTAACCGCGAGGCTCTCGCAATAGAAATCGATCTGAATATCCCGGCGCAGCGGGTGGTCAGAGTACTGGACAGGATCGTGGCAAACCGTGGTTATCCGCTGAACCTGCGGATGGACAATGGCCCGGAGCTAATCTCGCTGACTTTGGCGCAGTGGGCTGAAGAGCATGGCGTGATGCTGGAATTTATTAAACCGGGAAAACCAACGCAGAATGCCTTCATCGAACGTTTTAACCGAACGTACCGGACAGAAATACTGGATTTTTACCTGTTCAGAACACTGAATGAAGCGAGGGAAATCACAGAGCGCTGGCTGACGGAATACAACAGCGAGCGGCCTCATGAATCCCTGAATAACCTGACGCCGGAAGAATACCGGCTGATGGCCGAGGAACCGGAAATCTCAAAAAGTGTGTGGAACTAA